GCCCTAGTACGCCGACGCTGCACGCAACTCCATCAACCGGCCGCGCACGATGTGCTCGACCAGAATCGGAACGAACGTCTGCACCGGCGCATCGACGAACTGTTGAGCCGCGTCTTCGCACCACTGCCTGATCCGCGGGCGCAGCGCCGCCGTGCGTTGCTGGTCGCCGCGGCCTTCGTGCTGGGCCAGCTTTTCGGCCACGTCGTCCACCGATCGCGCGACCAGGGACCGGCTCGCGGCGTTGACGTCTTCGTCGGTGCCCGAGCGGGCTTCCTGCAAAGCCTGCGCACCGCTCTGGTCGGTGGAGTCGGGCGGGATGACCTGCAGGCTCAGGTGGTGCCCGTCCTGCCCGATCAGGATGATGCTGGCCGGCTCGTCGCCGCTGAAGGCCAGCAGTTCGATGGTGCGTCCACCGACCTCGAGTACCGGGGGAGCGCTGTCCCAGCTGGTGCGGTGGTAGCCCACCATGGCGATCGGCCCCAGTTCGTCGGCCAACGACGTAATAAGGTCGGGCAGTTCGTCGACCAGTCGCCTGGAACGCGGCCACCAGGCCCCGTCGACGTGTTCAGTGATTGGCCGAAAAGGCTTGATTTCCAACCGGGTTGGGCGTTGCATCACACTACGGTACGGTCGTCTCGAACAGCTCGCGAGCTCACCGGCCCAACAGCGGGCGAACTTTCGGTTAAGCCGGCGCGAAATCGTTGACGCGGCTGATCATCTGGTGAGCGCCGTGCGACGCACGAGCCAACAGATCGGGCGCGATCACCGCCACCAGGCAGGCCGCCGCGGCGGCCAGCAGCGCCTGACCCCACCCCAGTGGACCGACCGGCGTGCATCCGAACAGCTGGCTCAGGCCCGGGGTG
This genomic stretch from Mycobacterium paragordonae harbors:
- a CDS encoding DUF5994 family protein encodes the protein MQRPTRLEIKPFRPITEHVDGAWWPRSRRLVDELPDLITSLADELGPIAMVGYHRTSWDSAPPVLEVGGRTIELLAFSGDEPASIILIGQDGHHLSLQVIPPDSTDQSGAQALQEARSGTDEDVNAASRSLVARSVDDVAEKLAQHEGRGDQQRTAALRPRIRQWCEDAAQQFVDAPVQTFVPILVEHIVRGRLMELRAASAY